A DNA window from Daucus carota subsp. sativus chromosome 3, DH1 v3.0, whole genome shotgun sequence contains the following coding sequences:
- the LOC108213357 gene encoding lipid phosphate phosphatase 2, which translates to MSHVLLMFQTLFKSSARSTPNLPRHSVHRGMAGVQLGASPQPRLGQLIKRHLHDWLMLLVLGVIVWMLNAVEPFHRYLSEEMLSPEIKYPFKDDTVPMFVVPVYAVLIPCIIFITFYTSRRDVYDVHYAIMGILYSVLITAVVTDAIKDAVGRPRPNFFFRCFPDGKQVFQTDGDVMCTNLETKVIKEGYKSFPSGHTSWSFAGLGFLAWYLCGKIKVFNGEGYAAKLCIVVLPYLAAALVGISRVDDYWHHWTDVFAGALIGSMVSALCYLQFFPFPHLPNGWAPHAFFAGIEDGRGSKDAVASKSTNGVVDLEGGGKIYC; encoded by the exons atgtctCATGTTCTTTTAATGTTTCAAACCCTCTTTAAATCCTCCGCCCGCTCAACCCCTAATCTCCCTCGCCATTCTGTTCATCGAG GGATGGCAGGGGTTCAGCTGGGAGCTTCGCCACAACCCCGTCTTGGGCAGCTCATAAAAAGGCATCTACATGATTGGCTAATGCTTTTAGTTCTAGGAGTAATAGTCTGGATGCTGAATGCCGTTGAGCCCTTTCATCGTTATCTTTCAGAGGAGATGCTTTCACCGGAAATCAAATATCCTTTCAAGGACGATACAGTCCCTATGTTTGTTGTTCCG GTTTATGCAGTATTGATTCCTTGTATCATCTTTATCACATTTTACACTTCCAGACGAGATGTTTATGATGTGCACTATGCTATTATGG GAATTCTCTATTCAGTTCTGATCACAGCTGTTGTCACGGATGCAATAAAAGATGCTGTTGGCCGTCCCCGGCCAAATTTTTTCTTTAGGTGTTTCCCTGATGGTAAACAG GTGTTTCAGACTGATGGGGATGTTATGTGCACAAATTTAGAAACAAAAGTCATCAAGGAAGGATACAAAAGCTTCCCAAGTGGGCACACTTCAT GGTCATTTGCTGGTCTTGGTTTCCTTGCTTGGTACTTGTGTGGGAAAATTAAGGTGTTTAATGGCGAGGGTTATGCTGCAAAGCTCTGTATTGTTGTGCTTCCATATCTTGCCGCTGCACTTGTTGGAATTTCACGTGTGGATGACTATTGGCACCACTGGACGGATGTATTTGCCGGAGCACTGATag GTTCAATGGTGTCTGCCTTGTGCTACTTGCAGTTTTTCCCATTCCCACATTTGCCCAACG GTTGGGCACCTCATGCATTTTTCGCAGGAATCGAAGATGGCCGAGGCAGCAAAGATGCTGTAGCTTCTAAATCAACGAATGGAGTTGTGGACCTTGAAGGTGGTGGAAAGATTTACTGTTAG